GATCATTTTCACGGTACGTACGTGTACGAGAAATCGGTAACGAGACATTATGCAGGTAAGTTCCGGCAGCATCGCGTGGATGACGACGCGGCGGGGAGTGGGCTGCGGGACAAGAGAGGACGAAAAGAAGAAGCGTCTTTTTCTTCTGCATCCGTTACCTGGCTGCGATGCTTTCTTGAGTAGCGTGCAGCTCAATGAAAACGTCATGTATTGGCAGTTTTAACACTGTGTTAACGAAGGCAAAGGGGGTGGTAGAACATGATACacattacagaaaattatatctatgTGATAATTCTACGATAGGCGATACAAGTTATTTCGCTTTTCTCCCTTTGCGTGATGGTGGTCTCCGTTTCGTTTCTTTCTTCGTGGAAACGCCGCTGGCGTCTAAGTGTATCTACATGCAACGCGTTTTCACTTGGTATGACCCAGTTAAAACTGTGTCCACTGACGTATATCGAATTGGACAGGATGAAAAGTCAAGGATACGAGGGACCAAGTAGAAGGATGAAGAAGCATCGTGCGAATTAGATGATTAATCGGATGAAGAAATTGTGCCTAACGCGCGTAACGGTATACGTTAATTCGCCGATTCATCGTTTCTCTTTTTCGATGACATGATTATGTTGATGCGTAAAGGGAAACGTTTGTTCGATCTTCCACTGAAAAGTGGAACATACATTGTCACCTTGATTTAATAGCTGCACCAAAGAATCACAAGTTTAATGCCGGCAGTATAACTGTGCGTCTAATACTTGAAAAGTAATGAGAAATGCAGTTATATCCAATCGTACACATGTGATGATGATAATTTTGTATCAGTAACTTTAAACTGTTTCAATCGACATTAACAAACACAtttttacaagatattttcACAAGTATTTGGAAACATGTTTCTTCTGTCTGAAGCGTATTCGTAATTTGATATTGCCGCTAAAACTCTctcatgtaaataattaaaatagccTAGCAAAGAACAGTTGGAGTAACGAATTCCTAATAATTATCTCATTATCTTAGTTTAACgtgaacaattttatattataataaacaagagAGAATAATCTATGGGTACGTAGAGTCCCGTGCCAATAAcacactttatattttattgcgtttcctgcttatcaaatatatatcaatGACCGCGAACATTCAAAATGCTTTCTATTGTACATCCGcgctgtattatttttgcaaaagctAATGCACGTATCTCGCATTTTCGATGGCGGATCGATCCAAAGTGCGCCTTTCATTTTCAATCTTGTTCTTATCCCTTCTGAGCTATGAAGCCTAGTGACGACGAGAAATTAGAGCTGAGGCACAACCAGCGGGAGCATCGAACCGCGTCGAGTGGCGGCCAATGCGTAGTTAACGGCGCCGCCCACGCATAAGAGGGACAATGGAATAATACGAAATGCTAAACCGGTCGAATTAAATCGGTGAGGTACCAATGGGAGCGGACGAAAGATAACGAAGAAGCAAAGAAAGAAGGCCCGCCTGGTAACAAAACGGTGGTAAAATTCTGCTCTCGGTAAAACTGCAGCGGAACTACTAGGATGCGTCTAACATGTTGTTGGTGGGAGACAAATCCGGGGGGAAGAGCTTGAGAGATCATGACGCGCGTTCCGGTGGAATTCTGCTCTCTACTCTCGTCTCCCGGGTGGTTGGTCTAAGTGCAAAAGCAACCGCTCTCAAATCCAATGCCCGAGCATGAAAATAGTCGCGCAATGGTGGTGTACACCGATGCTAACCAGGTGGGGAGAATATCGCTCGGTACGGAGGTATACCTGGCCAGATATATAGAGCTAGGGCAGGGCTTCCGTTACGTACAGTCTACTTAGAGTGTTCTCAGGTATACACGCATCTCGTGGTGGCACGCAtcgtgttaaattaaatagaagtCGGATAGCCGTTGTGTGAACACAGCTGGATACCCGAGGGAAAAGCGAAGGACAAGACGTTTGATCTCCGTATCGAGCCGCGTGGAAGGTATAGTGCTTGATTGAAGCTTACGCGATTCAATTTGAACCTTCGGCGATCGTATTAAGTGTTGTAGTCTCATAGAACTGTAATACATTTgagaaatatacataaaagtttaaatataaaaatagcttTATCGATTCAGATAGACGATAGATAAAagtgattaaataatttaagaatatcaTGTTTCCTTGGATCCTTGGAGAAATCATTTGAGATATCGTGTTTCCTTGGTTTCTTCCAATCCTTGGAGAAATCATTCGAGATATTATGCAGAGCACAAGtacttttaacaatttaaaaaattgatattttttttaatttataataaatgtaattaagtaCAATCAATGAtagtattcaattttttatgatttacaatttaaaactattacaaaattatttgtacgtatccatatgcgcgcgcacacacacacacatacacatacaaaaTGAAGTAATTGCTCTgtgcttattttttattaattaatttattgagttatactatcaatatattatttattgtaattctacattattaaattatgaaatcagattttatatatatgtatatatatatatatatatatatatatatatatatattaaacgttTTGTAAGTAAATGtcaaattgatttttctttacagattatttcaaaaatgaaaCATTTCGTGCATCATTATGTGTGTCTGGCTGTATTACTGACAGCGGTCTCTGCGAGATCAGCTGAAACTAATCCTGCGGTTAACTCTATCAATGAGCAACAAACTGCAAGATCAAATAATGGCATATTTGGCGACTTGCGTTCCATCTATCTATTATACAAGGAATGTTCCAGTAGAGAATTGGATTCTTGCTTGAAGCTGAAGCTTTTATCGGCTATAGACAGGGTATCTCGAATGTCACAATTGCATGTGACTGATGGCGTAACTCTAGTACGAGATGAATCAATTACTAATGAATCCGAACCAGAAAAATCTTTGGAAGAAATCGAAGCTAGTTTACCCCGAGCATTAGATGACAAAGAGaacgttattaataatatgatcTTCGACAAAATTGCCAAATTCTTTCAAAGTCATACTCTAAAGCTGAAATTGCCAAATGTAGAGGAACTCCAACGTAGTCTCACAGAAGAAggtattaagaaaaaaagatatagaattaaaattcaaccaacatgatttttattaataaaaaaatatgaaaagttgTAATTGTTtggttaattatatatctttgcacttatttataataaatatatattgaatatagttactacttaaatatttattatgataagattaatttaaataatgcgtTTTGTTgtaatcttgtaattttatttatttttttaatatagtatgtagaatttctattattaaatcGTAATTGTATCATCTTCTCTAGGTcgcaagaagaaaaataaaatgagtgGTCTTCTCGCTATTCCTCTGTTAATTGGTGGTACGTTAGTGCCCTTAGCGCTCGGCGCTCTCGCGTTGTTGGCTGGCAAAGCGCTGATAGTGAGCAAATTAGCGCTCGTACTCGCTTCTATCATTGGATTAAAGAAACTCGTATCTGGTGGACACGATCATGGACACGAAGTTGTTCAAGTTGGAGGAGGACATGGATCGGGCGGATGGGCGAGATCGGGACATGATATTGCCTATTCTGCATACAAACCATCGACAACTTAggaaaaaaacttataaatgtTATCATAGCATTTCTTCAACTTGACGTTATTTCCtctctcaaaattttttcttctttttcgcataatttctatttatttccatCCTGCAAATAATTCTTTCCAAACTCTGTACGCAAAACTCACATCTGTCTGATCTCTCTTTTCACTGTCTCCTATCCAGTTGTGTTCACTTTAGGTCATCGCACGTACGATGCCACTCATGCACGAATCATCCTTgatatttattgtttcataCGAAGCTGCGATACACTCGTTGtcgtataatatgtattataaatgcgcaaataaattaagcttataattatcaaattgtaccttttattttttcatgtcgTTTCCTATCAATGAATTTTTCCATTTCTTGAATGAAATCTACATATGCACGGTTGGTTATTCTGATACTTTATTGTGTGCTAGCTGAGTTTGATCATAATTATATGTTCGCTCGATGGAATTTTGGTGCCGTCTCTTAGTCGATTGCGAGATGCTTAAAATTCGGGTGAAACTAACGGATGTCGAGGATACGCTAAAGTCGTAGAGCGGTGAGGAGAGAGCAACGAGTGGGAAAGAGCGAGTGAGATGGACGCAAGAAAACGGTGAGGGGGATGAGGCGTGTAAAAGAATTGGAGCCTGACCGACTGATGGCCCATTGATTCGGGACTCGATCGAAAGTAAGAGAGCTCAATGCGCGAGACGTGATGGAAAATGGAGGAATGAGTGAATATCGGAAGTGGAAAGCGTCGAGATAAATATGCGAGATAGAGAAAGGCTTTTATAGGCATCGACCGAGTACACGATGAGTTGCCAATCTGAATGACGGTTTATCATCTCGATGCAAGCAACTAAATGAACATACGTCTCCGAGTCTTTGGTTGTTTCTTAGAGAAAAATGGAGGAAGATTGTCAAAGTAGTGAGTAATAGCATAGGACGCAGATACGTAGAGGGATTAAGAGAAGAAGCGACGTTACCTACATACGAGAAACGCAAGAATAAAACTTGAAGTGCTCACGCGAGCATGTATCCATCCTTACGCACTTGTTCCGTCCGCTTCGTGTGCGTATTCGAGCGTGTAAATCTACGTGTGTACGTTTACGAGAGAGCCTACGTGTAGGACGTAAGATGTACACACGGGGACCAGTCGGTGGACACACACTCGGGAAGTAAACCAGGCCGAGCAGACCGATCGGGCCAGTCAGCATCCGCGCTGAGTCTTTTCAAGGTGCGCCTAACACTCTCTACCATACCGGAGAAAAAGTCGAGGCCTGGTCCCCCGATTCTCGCGGCGAGTCCATGTCTctagttctctctctctctctctctctctctctctctctctctcgtattCGTTCTTGTCAATCGACTTCTCTGTCTCTCGCCCAAACCCGAAGTTCCGTCGATTTTCAACAACGTATTTCTGATCAAGTAGTCCCGTTCCTGATACGCGTGCCCGCAGAATCTTTCGAGATTCAGAATTTTTCGcttcttttactttatttttctggATGTGATATGTATCGTTGGATATTTTGATACTGCGTTTATTTTTGGAGTAAGAATGTCGCTATCAATTTGCCTCCGCACTTGTTGCAGTATTTCTGGAAATTGCATTTATGATTACCAATGGCAATGTAAAAAGTACTAATATCGCTAAGGAGCGGACTAAAAGAATGTCCTATGTAGGTCATATACAAGAATTAGCACTAACTGAGTTTACATTAAGCACAAATTTATTCTCGTGAAAGTACTAATATCGCTACTTTCTTCGGCGGCGAGTAAACAAATTAGAACTATACGCGGAGAATACCATACCCGTATTTGCggtatcgcgcgcgcgctgttATTAACAAGATAGTTATTACCCATTCATCTACTTGCTTATCCTATTGTTTGCCTCTCGCCTCTCTGCGGATGTATCATTCTAACTATTAGCACCCGTTCATTTATCTCTGTATGGCTTTATTCATCTTTTAATAATCCCTTTTGTTCTACTCTAAACGAATCGTAGATGGAAATAGGAGCTAATCTCTCGATAAAAAGCTACAAAATGGCATGCGAGCACAAATGAGAAAAATGAGAGATGAGAAAGAAAGGTGTGAATTTTCGTTTCGTTCACGCGTGCAAGGtgtcaattcttttttttcttttttcctctatCTCTTTTTGCACTTCTAACGGTATGGAGACAAGACAGATCAATACTATGGTTTTACTAACCCGCatgatatataatgtatataatatatgtataataactgcataaaattacgtactttcataaatatttcgtttATTGTATgcattaaatctaaaaaaacaaagaaaaaagaaatgcgTTCTAATAATTCCTAGATTCGATGAATATAAATGTAGTCGACGAAAGTTTTATCACACGTAAAAACtgttttctttgtttctctttAATGGTGATTTGTTTCAATAGCTCTGAATGTTTCGTAAGCAGCAAAGAAGCGGTCAGCGCACGGACAAATAGACGAAACGGGCAAAGGTGTAGGACGAGGCATGAGAAGAGGCAGAACAAGTAGGAGAGCGAGAATTCTCAGGTACGAAAGCTTCACTTCGTGGGGGCCTTGACCTGACCTCGATCCTCGGACGAGTTCACTCTCGCCGGCGTCGACGAGAGGAAAGTGTTCCACCACCAAGAGTGCGCATGGCTGCTACCCAGCTCGATGTACCTACCATCCGGATTAGCGTTTTTACCTCACGATGCTATGTACAAGTTCATTTGTTGTAAGTAATATagatgtataatgtaaaatgatGAAACTTTCAGATTTGCCTGTTGATTACAAACTTAACTGTAAACAGTACAGTAACGGAATCCAATACGCGAGGAGAACAAACGTTTCTTGTGCGAGACGCGGAGAAAAAAGCTGCGAAAGCAAAGTGAAAGTTTCCTGAGACTcattgtatattatgtattgtatattatgtatttcatCGCGAAGAAGTTGCGAATAATgcttgaaaaaaagaaaaaagcagcaataattttttgagcaataaaatatataaaaataattaatatttttattatttttacatgacAATTTATACTAAATGTATATCTTTATCAACTAGAACTTGAAattcctttttatatttttatattgacatATTGTTGGCATAATATTTGTATCTGTGTCAAtcgaaaaaagagaaatttatgtgctaaaaattttaaattttaattcaacgatttttaaatattttaggtatattttaaacaatatagaagaacttaaaaatgctttaaaagATTCTaaggaattttaatttcaaatatctctagatatttttttctaatatcatGACTTGTGATTCAACgtgtaaaattgatttttagaCAGAGATGTaacatcatttatttaaatagcttATGTGCTAAAATACGTTTCGTCTTAGCAAATTCTTCGACAAAACTACTTTGTGATTTTGTGAGAACGTAAGTTGGTTCTACCAATGCAGAGATTGGCTTGACCATCTTCGAACTTGAAGCGCGGAGAAAGTCAGCCGCACATCCGAGTTCTTTCCCTCGCGCACGAATACACCGGCAACGATGAAATACTTTTGGGTATGTCTCCTCCCTTTTtccatctttttttctagacaAGACGCCTTCGGGTCACGGTGACGCGAAATGAGACAAGACGAGGCGCGGCTTGTCCTCCTGGAGGAAACCTCTGGCTTGGGCCCAACTCACACACATGATCGAATCACAGTGATACGTGCACGCACATTCCATGTGAAAAACCGTTAAATGTTCCGTGCGACAGAGCCACTGGAATACATTAATTTCAAAGATCATTGACTAGTTATGGTACTGATCGGTACCATCCAACAGAACATGACCTTAAATCGTATGCTTAAGATTAATATGACaaaggagaaaaaagataaa
This genomic stretch from Monomorium pharaonis isolate MP-MQ-018 chromosome 4, ASM1337386v2, whole genome shotgun sequence harbors:
- the LOC105828892 gene encoding uncharacterized protein LOC105828892 produces the protein MKHFVHHYVCLAVLLTAVSARSAETNPAVNSINEQQTARSNNGIFGDLRSIYLLYKECSSRELDSCLKLKLLSAIDRVSRMSQLHVTDGVTLVRDESITNESEPEKSLEEIEASLPRALDDKENVINNMIFDKIAKFFQSHTLKLKLPNVEELQRSLTEEGRKKKNKMSGLLAIPLLIGGTLVPLALGALALLAGKALIVSKLALVLASIIGLKKLVSGGHDHGHEVVQVGGGHGSGGWARSGHDIAYSAYKPSTT